A genomic stretch from Corynebacterium faecale includes:
- the rpsF gene encoding 30S ribosomal protein S6, which produces MRQYELMIILDPSQDERTVAPSLDKFLEVVRKDKGDVVKVDVWGKRRLAYQINKKEEGIYAVVDLKCESATVLELDRVLNLNDGVLRTKVLRLDK; this is translated from the coding sequence GTGCGTCAATACGAACTCATGATCATTCTCGATCCTTCTCAGGATGAGCGCACCGTTGCCCCGTCCCTGGATAAGTTCCTCGAGGTTGTCCGCAAGGACAAGGGCGATGTTGTAAAGGTTGATGTCTGGGGTAAGCGCCGTTTGGCCTACCAGATCAACAAGAAGGAAGAGGGCATCTACGCCGTCGTCGATCTCAAGTGCGAGTCTGCGACTGTGCTCGAGCTCGATCGTGTTCTGAACCTGAACGATGGTGTCCTGCGCACCAAGGTTCTGCGACTCGACAAGTAA